The Bdellovibrio sp. ZAP7 DNA segment TTCGGAGTCATCACGGTGATTTTCACTTCTTTTTCGCCACTGGCAATGCGATCCAATTCATTCTTTGTGAAGGTGACTGAATGGGAATGAACACGAAGGCTTGCACCATCTAGGCCTGTCTCTTTGATAAATTCATTGAAGGCTTTTTCATCCAGGGATGCCTGATCAAGAACACTTGTACGTGTTGTATAACCTTGTTCAGGGGGAGCAATCAAAACGGAAACTGGAATTGCCAGAATATGAAAGTGCTCATAGCGAGCAAAGTAAGTTGCTTCCGCAGTGACTTGATCCATGCGAACCAGGCATGTGTCATCAGCTTTGGCCGCTTCCACTGCAAAGGACCTATTAGACAAGGCTAAGGCTGCGCCCGCCACTGTGGCATTTTTTAAAAAGTTACGTCTGTTCATAGGAATGGTTTTACCAGACGTCCTAGGAACCAGATAATTGTTTCGGTTTATAGTGGTGCCCAATGGTTACCACGAAATAAGTACATAGGGGTGGCTAAGAGTTCGACACCTAGATTTCGCGCTTAATCTGCGCCAGGTAAGACTTGATGAAGGCCACCCGATGTTCAGCTTCTTTTTTAGCGGTCTCAGTGTTCAGGTGGTCCATCAATTTAAAGAGTTTTTGATAGAAATGGTCGATGCCATAGTTTTTATCATCCAGATCACGCTTTTCAGCCCAGGGGTCTTCTTCAGAATAAAAAGGACGGCTCATCAGCGAGCTCGTTGCAAAACAGCGGGCAATACCTATGGCTCCCAGGGAGTCCAGGCGATCGGCATCTTGAACGATTTTAGCTTCGAGCGTTGTGGGCTTTATGTTGGCACTGTAACTGTGGGCTTCAATCGCATGACGAATATCTTCCAAGTACTGTTCTGGATAATCCACGGATTTAAGATACTCGACGGCTGCTTCAGCAGAAAGGGCCGAGGCATAGGGTCGGCGGGGATCACCTTTAGGCACGTTGATAAAGTCATGAAAGAACGCTGCTGGCATGACCACTTCCCAGAGACCGTGCTCAGCTTCACATAAACTTTTAGCGGTATTGACGACGCGTTGAATATGCAAGAAATCGTGTGCAGGATCGGAACTGGGATAAAGCACACGGGCTTTATTCTTAAAGAGATGGAACCATTTATTTTCGTCAAAGCTAGTTTGCGATTGATTCATGACTTCCATCTCTTTAGTTTGAATTACGGATTTACTCGTTTCACGGAAGGAGACGTAAACTTGTCAAAATACGCGTACAGAGGTTGATCTGAGAACTCGTCGACATGGTCGAAAGTCACGTATCCGTAACCTCGGTCACCCCATTTTGGTCCCCACGAGTTTTTGAACATAAATGCGCGTCTTTCCGTGTTGTACCCAACTAGCAAGACAGCGTGACCCGCGCAAGCAATTTGGCCACTGGCGCATTGCTCAGCGATTTCTTTATTCATCGTGAATGTACCTTTGGCGTCGTTGATATGAGGGATGGCAACATTCAAAGTAATAACCACAGAACGGTTTTGTTTAATTTGTTCCATCGCCAGTTCGGACCATGAACGCGAGGAGTGTCTTTTGGAAATTTCTTTGAATTTCAAACTTCTGTAGCTGACCTTTGGAATCTTCTTTTGGCGCAAATCAAAGAAGGACATTTGACCGGCATTGAAAGGTTTGGTGAAATCCAGGCTTTCTTTTTGATACGGCAATTGGTCTTCTTCATAAAGGTAAAGGTCGTTTTGCAGGCTTGCCATAATGTCGTAAGTGTTTCCAAATTCAACTTCCGGGCGCCAAGCATTGATGATTTTATGACGGAAGATTTCGAATTCTTCGGAAATGTCATAGTCCTCACCAGTTAATGTTTTAAAGGCACTTTCCACGGCCGCAGAGACAGCAAAATAAGCGCAAGTATTACGTCTTTCCTGGTCCTTAACCGGAGTCTGCAAGTGAGTCAGAATAGTTTCTTCGGCTTTGGCGTCTTTGACGTAAACCGAGCACAGCAACGCGGCCGTGAAAAAGAGAGTGCGGATCACAAATGTCATTTTATTTCCTTCGCATTAAATAATCGCCGAGAGATTTTGCAATCCAGCTGCCAGATGGAGGCGAACTGAGGAGGCGTACACGAGGGAAATCACATTTGTGAAGATAATTATTACCTGTGTGTTTAAGGTTTCACCACGGGAGAAGTTATTCGGGCTCCGGTAGATCCACCAGGCTTTGCGACTCATCCCATGGCTGCCACAGAGCGACTTTGTGTCCATCGGGATCGTAAATCCACGCGAATTTTCCGCGTTCATTTTCATCGACATAGTCGATGATGCGAACACCGGCTTCCGCTAGGGATCCGATTAGGGGCGCCAGATTTTGAATGCGAAATATTGTAGTTTCCGGCAGGTCTTCATTCTCCTGAAAATGCTCTTCCATAAAGCCGCCGTTGAGATCACGGTGAAGATGAAGTTTTTCTTCGTACCAACGGTTCAATGCTTCGGGTCTTTGAATGAAGTTTTCCATATAAGGCTATTTTCCGCCACAGACTCGCAGTGAACAAGCCCAGTCTTAAACGCGTGCTTAGTGGCAAAGCCTAAGACCTAAAGATTGTGAAATGATCAAAGACTTGAGGCTCGTTTATTTCAGAAAGCCAAGGATGGGATTGAAAAATACGGTGGCGGATGTAACGTCCTCGTGCCACAACTTGGATGCTGTGCTTTTGGGCGATCTTCCTTAAGTCTTCCAAGGTTTTGTCGACCGCAGGTGCGCTTCCGAAGTCAAAAATAAAATAGTAGTCTGCAAGAACCGGTACAAACTGGGGATCCGTCAGATCTTGGGTTTTAATAGCCGCCAGAGGGTAAGCGAATTTTTTTAAGATTCGATTGCCTTCATCCACGCGCTCGGCCACCAGTTCGTACCCGGTGAATTTCACTCCGGGATAATGTTTGCCCACCACAAACGCCATGCGACCATACCCACATCCAAGATCCACGATGTGCTGGCCGTCTTGAGGTTTCAATAGTTCTAAAATAAAACGTATTTCAGTGTAAGGAGTCTGCAGAGCCTGAACTGGAAGTCCTCGCCAAAAATTCACCGGGATGTTTTCATCCGCTTGAACATTGTAGTCCTGGGACTTGAGCAAGGCTTGCTCAACTTCGGCGGTTTTAAATCCCAGCCACTCATCGACGACAACCGAATGTTCCTGTGCTTCCAGGTACGTGTGCGCTTCTTCGTCGATCAGTGGAAAGGGCCCGTCAGGGTTGAAATCAATCTTGCTCAATAACTCTTGTTATAGGCTTGAGATATCATTCTGTAAAGCGGTAATCCTGACGTTGGATTTCAGTTTGCCGGCCAAGGACCGATCGCGGATACCTTCTGTTTCCAATTTCAATTTTATTAATTCAGGATCGCGCAGAGTTGGATTTTGTAACATCAGCGCGGCCGCAAGCCCGGTTACCCATGCCGTTGCCTGCGAAGTTCCGGTCATCATTCCAAATTGGCCACCGGGCAGGGAAGAGTATACGTTCTTGCCCGGGGCCGCGATATCTACACTTTGCGAACCATAATTACTGCTGTCGATCAGATGACG contains these protein-coding regions:
- a CDS encoding twin-arginine translocation signal domain-containing protein yields the protein MNRRNFLKNATVAGAALALSNRSFAVEAAKADDTCLVRMDQVTAEATYFARYEHFHILAIPVSVLIAPPEQGYTTRTSVLDQASLDEKAFNEFIKETGLDGASLRVHSHSVTFTKNELDRIASGEKEVKITVMTPKGNIAHYFYFTASRSAQVKIQRGRAGK
- a CDS encoding HD domain-containing protein, encoding MNQSQTSFDENKWFHLFKNKARVLYPSSDPAHDFLHIQRVVNTAKSLCEAEHGLWEVVMPAAFFHDFINVPKGDPRRPYASALSAEAAVEYLKSVDYPEQYLEDIRHAIEAHSYSANIKPTTLEAKIVQDADRLDSLGAIGIARCFATSSLMSRPFYSEEDPWAEKRDLDDKNYGIDHFYQKLFKLMDHLNTETAKKEAEHRVAFIKSYLAQIKREI
- a CDS encoding C1 family peptidase: MTFVIRTLFFTAALLCSVYVKDAKAEETILTHLQTPVKDQERRNTCAYFAVSAAVESAFKTLTGEDYDISEEFEIFRHKIINAWRPEVEFGNTYDIMASLQNDLYLYEEDQLPYQKESLDFTKPFNAGQMSFFDLRQKKIPKVSYRSLKFKEISKRHSSRSWSELAMEQIKQNRSVVITLNVAIPHINDAKGTFTMNKEIAEQCASGQIACAGHAVLLVGYNTERRAFMFKNSWGPKWGDRGYGYVTFDHVDEFSDQPLYAYFDKFTSPSVKRVNP
- a CDS encoding VOC family protein gives rise to the protein MENFIQRPEALNRWYEEKLHLHRDLNGGFMEEHFQENEDLPETTIFRIQNLAPLIGSLAEAGVRIIDYVDENERGKFAWIYDPDGHKVALWQPWDESQSLVDLPEPE
- a CDS encoding methyltransferase, translated to MSKIDFNPDGPFPLIDEEAHTYLEAQEHSVVVDEWLGFKTAEVEQALLKSQDYNVQADENIPVNFWRGLPVQALQTPYTEIRFILELLKPQDGQHIVDLGCGYGRMAFVVGKHYPGVKFTGYELVAERVDEGNRILKKFAYPLAAIKTQDLTDPQFVPVLADYYFIFDFGSAPAVDKTLEDLRKIAQKHSIQVVARGRYIRHRIFQSHPWLSEINEPQVFDHFTIFRS